In a genomic window of Canis lupus familiaris isolate Mischka breed German Shepherd chromosome 13, alternate assembly UU_Cfam_GSD_1.0, whole genome shotgun sequence:
- the WFS1 gene encoding wolframin isoform X7, protein MQNPHSLEVGRMPLRARDGGSPWAPVLGRSRGFALPLARASPCGPRGCGRRFPEAGREPVRPSGARVLQGAGRGPTCPPHPPLSYHVLPGLERNVTLEGMTWKMFGRMESPVPISGLTVLGITFENEQEVKQLSSETDLERAVRKAALVMYWKLNPKKKKQVAVSELLENVGQVNEQEGAAQPGPIPKSLQKQRRVLERLVSSESKSHIAPDDFVEITKKYAKGIIPANLFLQDDDDDELAGKGPEDLPLRLKMVKYPLHAVMEIKEYLIDVASRAGMHWLSSIVPTQHINALIFFFIISNLTIDFFAFFIPLVVFYLSFVSMVICTLKVFQDSRAWESFRTLTGLLLRFEPNLDVEQAEVNFGWNHLEPYVHFLLSVFFVIFSFPIASKDCIPCSELAVVSIFFTATSYVSLSSSAEPYTRRALVTEVAAGLLSLLPTLPCGWQHLKLLGQTFVTVPLGHLVVLNVSVPCLLYVYLLYLFFRMAQLRGFKGTYCYLVPYLVCFMWCELSVVILLESTGLGLARATVGYFLFLFALPVLVAGLALMGVLQLARWFLSLELTKVAVTALLCSVPLLFRWWSKASFSPVAMVKSLTRSSVVKLILVWITAIVLFCWLYVYRSEGMKVYNSTLTWQQYGFLCGPRAWKETNMARTQILCSHLEGHRVTWTGRFKYVRVTEIDNSAEAAINMLPLFVGDWMRCLYGEAYPSCSPGNASTAAEELCRLKLLAKHPCHIRKFDRYKFEITVGMPYSGANGSRGPEEDDVTKDIVLRASGEFKDVLLGLRHGSLIEFSTVLEGRLGSKWPVFELKAIRCLNCMAQLSPARRHVKIEHDWRSTVHGAVKFAFDFFFFPFLSAV, encoded by the exons ATGCAGAATCCCCATTCTTTGGAAGTGGGGCGGATGCCTTTGAGAGCGCGGGACGGCGGGTCTCCGTGGGCTCCCGTcctgggcaggagcaggggcttTGCGCTGCCACTGGCCCGAGCCAGTCCGTGCGGCCCCCGCGGCTGCGGCCGGCGGTTCCCCGAGGCCGGGAGGGAGCCCGTGAGGCCCAGCGGAGCACGCGTCCTGCAGGGGGCCGGCCGGGGCCCCAcgtgccccccacacccccctttGTCATACCACGTGCTTCCTGGCCTGGAAAGAAATGTGACGCTCGAGGGGATGACTTGGAAGATGTTTGGAAGGATGGAAAGCCCTGTCCCTATCTCCGGCCTCACTGTCCTGG GCATCACTTTTGAGAACGAGCAGGAGGTGAAGCAGCTCTCCTCTGAGACCGACCTGGAGCGGGCGGTGCGCAAGGCGGCCCTGGTCATGTACTGGAAGCTCAACCccaagaagaagaagcaggtggCCGTGTCCGAGCTGCTGGAGAACGTGGGTCAGGTCAACGAGCAGG AGGGAGCGGCACAGCCGGGCCCCATCCCCAAGTCCCTCCAGAAGCAGAGGCGGGTGCTGGAGCGCTTGGTCAGCAGCGAAT CCAAGAGCCACATAGCGCCGGACGACTTCGTGGAGATCACCAAGAAGTACGCCAAGGGCATCATCCCCGCCAACCTGTTCCTGCaggacgacgacgacgacgagcTGGCCGGCAAGGGCCCCGAGGACCTGCCCCTGCGTCTGAAG ATGGTCAAGTACCCGTTGCACGCTGTCATGGAGATCAAGGAGTACCTGATCGATGTGGCCTCGCGGGCGGGCATGCACTGGCTGTCCAGCATCGTGCCCACCCAGCACATCAACGCCCTcatcttcttcttcatcatcagcAACCTGACCATCGACTTCTTCGCCTTCTTCATCCCGCTGGTCGTCTTCTACCTGTCGTTCGTCTCCATGGTGATCTGCACCCTCAAGGTGTTCCAGGACAGCAGGGCGTGGGAGAGCTTCCGCACCCTCACGGGCCTGCTCCTGCGCTTCGAGCCCAACCTGGACGTGGAGCAGGCCGAGGTCAACTTCGGCTGGAACCACCTGGAGCCCTACGTGCACTTCCTGCTGTCTGTCTTCTTCGTCATCTTCTCCTTCCCCATCGCCAGCAAGGACTGCATCCCCTGCTCTGAGCTGGCCGTCGTGTCCATCTTCTTCACCGCCACCAGCTACGTGAGCCTGAGCTCGTCTGCCGAGCCCTACACCCGGAGGGCCCTGGTGACCGAGGTGGCCGCCGGCCTActgtccctcctgcccaccctgccctgcgGCTGGCAGCACCTGAAGCTCCTGGGCCAGACCTTCGTCACCGTGCCCCTGGGCCACTTGGTCGTCCTGAACGTCAGCGTCCCCTGCCTGCTGTACGTGTACCTCCTGTACCTCTTCTTCCGCATGGCGCAGCTGCGGGGCTTCAAGGGCACCTACTGCTACCTGGTGCCCTACCTGGTCTGCTTTATGTGGTGTGAGCTGTCCGTGGTCATCCTGCTCGAGTCCACCGGCCTGGGGCTTGCCCGAGCCACCGTGGGCTACTTCCTCTTCCTGTTCGCGCTCCCCGTCCTGGTGGCCGGCCTGGCGCTCATGGGCGTGCTGCAGCTTGCCCGCTGGTTCCTGTCGCTGGAGCTCACCAAGGTGGCCGTCACTGCGCTGCTGTGCAGCGTCCCCCTGCTGTTCCGCTGGTGGAGCAAGGCCAGCTTCTCGCCGGTGGCCATGGTCAAGTCCCTGACGCGGAGCTCCGTCGTCAAGCTCATCCTGGTGTGGATCACGGCCATCGTGCTCTTCTGCTGGCTGTATGTGTACCGCTCGGAGGGCATGAAGGTCTACAACTCCACGCTCACCTGGCAGCAGTACGGCTTCCTGTGCGGGCCCCGGGCCTGGAAGGAGACCAACATGGCCCGCACCCAGATCCTGTGCAGCCACCTGGAAGGCCACAGGGTCACATGGACGGGCCGCTTCAAGTACGTGCGGGTGACGGAGATCGACAACAGCGCCGAGGCGGCCATCAACATGCTCCCGCTCTTCGTGGGCGACTGGATGCGCTGCCTGTACGGCGAGGCCTACCCGTCCTGCAGCCCCGGCAATGCCTCCACGGCCGCGGAGGAGCTATGCCGCCTGAAGCTCCTGGCCAAGCACCCCTGCCACATCCGCAAGTTCGACCGCTACAAGTTCGAGATCACGGTGGGCATGCCCTACAGTGGCGCCAACGGCTCCCGCGGCCCAGAGGAGGACGACGTCACCAAGGACATCGTGCTGCGGGCCAGCGGCGAGTTCAAGGACGTGCTTCTCGGCCTGCGCCACGGCAGCCTCATCGAGTTCAGCACCGTCCTCGAGGGCCGCCTGGGCAGCAAGTGGCCCGTCTTCGAGCTCAAGGCCATCCGCTGCCTCAACTGCATGGCACAGCTGTCCCCCGCCCGGCGCCACGTGAAGATAGAGCACGACTGGCGCAGCACCGTGCACGGCGCCGTCAAGTTCGCCTTTGACTTCTTCTTCTTCCCGTTCCTGTCGGCCGTGTGA
- the WFS1 gene encoding wolframin isoform X3 → MKADVEVPFGDVLERAKAGDAKAQTEAGKHYLLLAGTRDEELNNCTAVDWLILAAKQGRREAVKLLRRCLADRKGITFENEQEVKQLSSETDLERAVRKAALVMYWKLNPKKKKQVAVSELLENVGQVNEQEGAAQPGPIPKSLQKQRRVLERLVSSESKSHIAPDDFVEITKKYAKGIIPANLFLQDDDDDELAGKGPEDLPLRLKMVKYPLHAVMEIKEYLIDVASRAGMHWLSSIVPTQHINALIFFFIISNLTIDFFAFFIPLVVFYLSFVSMVICTLKVFQDSRAWESFRTLTGLLLRFEPNLDVEQAEVNFGWNHLEPYVHFLLSVFFVIFSFPIASKDCIPCSELAVVSIFFTATSYVSLSSSAEPYTRRALVTEVAAGLLSLLPTLPCGWQHLKLLGQTFVTVPLGHLVVLNVSVPCLLYVYLLYLFFRMAQLRGFKGTYCYLVPYLVCFMWCELSVVILLESTGLGLARATVGYFLFLFALPVLVAGLALMGVLQLARWFLSLELTKVAVTALLCSVPLLFRWWSKASFSPVAMVKSLTRSSVVKLILVWITAIVLFCWLYVYRSEGMKVYNSTLTWQQYGFLCGPRAWKETNMARTQILCSHLEGHRVTWTGRFKYVRVTEIDNSAEAAINMLPLFVGDWMRCLYGEAYPSCSPGNASTAAEELCRLKLLAKHPCHIRKFDRYKFEITVGMPYSGANGSRGPEEDDVTKDIVLRASGEFKDVLLGLRHGSLIEFSTVLEGRLGSKWPVFELKAIRCLNCMAQLSPARRHVKIEHDWRSTVHGAVKFAFDFFFFPFLSAV, encoded by the exons GCGGGGAAGCACTACCTGCTCCTGGCGGGCACCAGGGACGAGGAGCTGAACAACTGCACGGCTGTCGACTGGCTCATCCTCGCTGCCAAGCAGGGCCGGCGCGAGGCTGTCAAGCTCCTGCGCAGGTGCCTGGCCGACAGGAAAG GCATCACTTTTGAGAACGAGCAGGAGGTGAAGCAGCTCTCCTCTGAGACCGACCTGGAGCGGGCGGTGCGCAAGGCGGCCCTGGTCATGTACTGGAAGCTCAACCccaagaagaagaagcaggtggCCGTGTCCGAGCTGCTGGAGAACGTGGGTCAGGTCAACGAGCAGG AGGGAGCGGCACAGCCGGGCCCCATCCCCAAGTCCCTCCAGAAGCAGAGGCGGGTGCTGGAGCGCTTGGTCAGCAGCGAAT CCAAGAGCCACATAGCGCCGGACGACTTCGTGGAGATCACCAAGAAGTACGCCAAGGGCATCATCCCCGCCAACCTGTTCCTGCaggacgacgacgacgacgagcTGGCCGGCAAGGGCCCCGAGGACCTGCCCCTGCGTCTGAAG ATGGTCAAGTACCCGTTGCACGCTGTCATGGAGATCAAGGAGTACCTGATCGATGTGGCCTCGCGGGCGGGCATGCACTGGCTGTCCAGCATCGTGCCCACCCAGCACATCAACGCCCTcatcttcttcttcatcatcagcAACCTGACCATCGACTTCTTCGCCTTCTTCATCCCGCTGGTCGTCTTCTACCTGTCGTTCGTCTCCATGGTGATCTGCACCCTCAAGGTGTTCCAGGACAGCAGGGCGTGGGAGAGCTTCCGCACCCTCACGGGCCTGCTCCTGCGCTTCGAGCCCAACCTGGACGTGGAGCAGGCCGAGGTCAACTTCGGCTGGAACCACCTGGAGCCCTACGTGCACTTCCTGCTGTCTGTCTTCTTCGTCATCTTCTCCTTCCCCATCGCCAGCAAGGACTGCATCCCCTGCTCTGAGCTGGCCGTCGTGTCCATCTTCTTCACCGCCACCAGCTACGTGAGCCTGAGCTCGTCTGCCGAGCCCTACACCCGGAGGGCCCTGGTGACCGAGGTGGCCGCCGGCCTActgtccctcctgcccaccctgccctgcgGCTGGCAGCACCTGAAGCTCCTGGGCCAGACCTTCGTCACCGTGCCCCTGGGCCACTTGGTCGTCCTGAACGTCAGCGTCCCCTGCCTGCTGTACGTGTACCTCCTGTACCTCTTCTTCCGCATGGCGCAGCTGCGGGGCTTCAAGGGCACCTACTGCTACCTGGTGCCCTACCTGGTCTGCTTTATGTGGTGTGAGCTGTCCGTGGTCATCCTGCTCGAGTCCACCGGCCTGGGGCTTGCCCGAGCCACCGTGGGCTACTTCCTCTTCCTGTTCGCGCTCCCCGTCCTGGTGGCCGGCCTGGCGCTCATGGGCGTGCTGCAGCTTGCCCGCTGGTTCCTGTCGCTGGAGCTCACCAAGGTGGCCGTCACTGCGCTGCTGTGCAGCGTCCCCCTGCTGTTCCGCTGGTGGAGCAAGGCCAGCTTCTCGCCGGTGGCCATGGTCAAGTCCCTGACGCGGAGCTCCGTCGTCAAGCTCATCCTGGTGTGGATCACGGCCATCGTGCTCTTCTGCTGGCTGTATGTGTACCGCTCGGAGGGCATGAAGGTCTACAACTCCACGCTCACCTGGCAGCAGTACGGCTTCCTGTGCGGGCCCCGGGCCTGGAAGGAGACCAACATGGCCCGCACCCAGATCCTGTGCAGCCACCTGGAAGGCCACAGGGTCACATGGACGGGCCGCTTCAAGTACGTGCGGGTGACGGAGATCGACAACAGCGCCGAGGCGGCCATCAACATGCTCCCGCTCTTCGTGGGCGACTGGATGCGCTGCCTGTACGGCGAGGCCTACCCGTCCTGCAGCCCCGGCAATGCCTCCACGGCCGCGGAGGAGCTATGCCGCCTGAAGCTCCTGGCCAAGCACCCCTGCCACATCCGCAAGTTCGACCGCTACAAGTTCGAGATCACGGTGGGCATGCCCTACAGTGGCGCCAACGGCTCCCGCGGCCCAGAGGAGGACGACGTCACCAAGGACATCGTGCTGCGGGCCAGCGGCGAGTTCAAGGACGTGCTTCTCGGCCTGCGCCACGGCAGCCTCATCGAGTTCAGCACCGTCCTCGAGGGCCGCCTGGGCAGCAAGTGGCCCGTCTTCGAGCTCAAGGCCATCCGCTGCCTCAACTGCATGGCACAGCTGTCCCCCGCCCGGCGCCACGTGAAGATAGAGCACGACTGGCGCAGCACCGTGCACGGCGCCGTCAAGTTCGCCTTTGACTTCTTCTTCTTCCCGTTCCTGTCGGCCGTGTGA